One genomic segment of Aliarcobacter cibarius includes these proteins:
- a CDS encoding transglycosylase domain-containing protein: MKFFIKLFFALSIIIGLAATVYLYDLYQEIKNDIDSVVNYQPKQSTQFFDRNGKLLANTFKDENREYVKYDDIPARIIEALVAIEDTQFFEHFGINPDAISRALIKNIKSGGYSEGASTLTQQLIKVLVLSREKKLMRKVKEALLAIRLETILTKEEILERYLNHVYFGHGYYGIKTAAKGYFKKDLYELSLKEIAILVGLPRAPSFYDPTKNLEVSLARANQVITRLDTLGWISKEQYEKYINEKPIIFNQTLTQNVAPYAVDYAINQLSNDFPEILSGGYKVYLTIDLEAQEIANEAIRKSYEDSKKRDFDIRQNSKNPTNDAYTKELNAAMISIENNTGKILALVGGVDYQISVFNRAFQSVRQAGSAIKPFLYQIALDEGYNPASQLFDIGRTYTYTENGVQKKWQPKNSGGNFQGIVSFRDSLTHSRNLSTLNLVTDLGIGKVASELKRYGFKNVNQDLSLALGSMNLSLIEFSQAYTVLSNNGTMVKPYIVEQIVDKDGNTTTFETEKVEITTPEQTYLTTSILQDVITKGTGKRAAVTGIELAGKTGTTNDNIDAWFCGYSPSIQTIVWFGNDDNTPMRRAEMGGTIAAPAFSYFYKKYLEIHPEIPRKFTKPENVYIGEISGKSEFYTDKSPLPDIDSQIIIEQSNTDPNIMEF, from the coding sequence ATGAAATTCTTTATAAAACTTTTTTTTGCACTATCAATTATAATTGGTCTTGCTGCAACTGTTTATTTATACGATTTATATCAAGAAATTAAAAATGATATAGATAGTGTTGTAAACTATCAGCCAAAGCAAAGTACACAATTTTTTGATAGAAATGGAAAACTTCTTGCCAACACATTTAAAGATGAAAATAGAGAATATGTTAAATATGATGATATTCCAGCTAGAATTATAGAAGCTTTAGTTGCAATTGAAGATACTCAATTTTTTGAACATTTTGGAATAAATCCTGATGCAATAAGTAGAGCATTAATTAAAAATATAAAATCAGGTGGATATAGTGAAGGGGCAAGTACTCTAACCCAACAATTAATCAAAGTATTAGTTTTAAGTAGAGAAAAAAAGTTAATGAGAAAAGTAAAAGAAGCTCTTTTAGCTATAAGACTTGAAACTATTCTTACAAAAGAAGAAATTTTAGAGAGATATTTAAATCATGTATATTTCGGACATGGTTATTATGGAATCAAAACAGCTGCAAAAGGTTATTTTAAAAAAGATTTATATGAACTTAGCTTAAAAGAGATAGCTATTTTAGTTGGTCTTCCAAGGGCTCCTAGCTTCTATGATCCAACAAAAAATTTAGAAGTTTCTCTAGCTAGAGCAAACCAAGTTATAACTAGGCTTGATACTTTAGGATGGATTAGTAAAGAGCAATACGAGAAATATATAAATGAAAAACCTATTATTTTCAATCAAACATTAACACAAAATGTTGCACCTTATGCAGTTGATTATGCAATAAATCAATTATCAAATGATTTTCCTGAAATATTATCAGGAGGATATAAAGTATATTTGACAATTGATTTAGAAGCTCAAGAAATTGCTAATGAAGCAATAAGAAAATCTTATGAGGATTCTAAAAAAAGAGATTTCGACATAAGACAGAACTCTAAAAACCCAACAAATGATGCATATACAAAAGAATTAAATGCCGCAATGATCTCAATTGAAAATAACACAGGTAAAATTTTAGCTCTTGTTGGTGGGGTTGATTACCAAATTTCTGTATTTAATAGAGCTTTTCAATCTGTTAGACAAGCGGGAAGTGCAATAAAACCTTTCTTATATCAAATTGCATTGGATGAAGGATATAATCCTGCAAGTCAGTTATTCGATATAGGAAGAACTTACACTTATACTGAAAATGGTGTACAAAAAAAATGGCAACCAAAAAATTCTGGTGGAAATTTTCAAGGAATAGTTAGCTTTAGAGACTCTTTAACTCACTCTAGAAATCTTTCAACTCTAAATTTAGTTACTGATTTAGGAATAGGTAAAGTTGCTAGTGAATTAAAAAGATATGGATTTAAAAATGTAAATCAAGATTTATCACTAGCCTTAGGGTCTATGAATTTATCTTTAATTGAATTTTCTCAAGCTTACACAGTTTTATCAAATAATGGTACTATGGTTAAACCTTATATTGTCGAGCAAATCGTAGATAAAGATGGAAATACAACAACATTTGAAACAGAAAAAGTTGAAATTACAACTCCTGAACAAACTTATTTGACTACATCTATTTTACAAGATGTAATTACAAAAGGAACTGGTAAAAGAGCAGCTGTTACAGGAATAGAATTAGCAGGTAAAACTGGAACAACAAATGATAATATCGATGCATGGTTTTGTGGATATTCTCCATCAATTCAAACTATTGTTTGGTTTGGGAATGATGATAACACACCTATGAGAAGAGCTGAAATGGGTGGAACAATAGCTGCTCCTGCTTTTTCATATTTTTATAAAAAATACCTTGAAATACATCCTGAAATTCCAAGAAAATTTACCAAACCAGAGAATGTATACATTGGAGAAATAAGTGGAAAATCTGAATTTTATACAGATAAATCTCCTTTACCTGACATTGATTCACAAATAATAATTGAGCAATCAAACACTGATCCAAATATTATGGAATTTTAA